One Gimesia aquarii DNA segment encodes these proteins:
- a CDS encoding DUF3320 domain-containing protein: protein MQTEPGFGRTKKWTFERITPGNSISASDLKIDLDPGYLNGLNEAERGEVRFTLRNGDSVIVERVEEIRVLAREEWGGFHSMAELLAAFVMPNDPAVAKILKKAGDILAQHGHSSALDGYQQRDPGRAFMLGAAIWSAIAAEGLTYTNPPSSFELVGQKTRRPGSILSDGLATCLDSSLLFAAVLEAVGLNPVLILIDGHCFTGFWLVEQTFNNLIETDSSEVRKGLSAKELITFETTLITSRPPVQFQAAIDAAKVKTHASQEEVFLAAIDITRARMAQIRPLASHDHTQLKETPETQENFALPLPKAPVFTDLPPEQTDEKPKTPEGRIDRWQRKLLDLSLRNRLLNFRATKQSVPFYSPDVSLLEDHLSDQKSMKIISLPEHNPMGDRDARLFYQETGEDIDAEFAKDALERHEVPSTLSKTELDNRLTNLYRAARNDLAEGGTNTLFLAVGFLKWKRAPEDEKSYRAPLLLIPVKLVRKSALSAFHLRHHEDEIRFNSTLIQLLKKDFDRDLSQFEADLPTDERGIDVPQVLELMRRAVREIPGFEVIDEISLSTFSFAKYLMWKDLVDRTTHLKENRVVCHLIDNPDKPFEPGVYTSIPKSTEIDQRYQPAELVHPLPADSSQLAAIMAAAEGHDFVLIGPPGTGKSQTIANMIAQCLAENKTVLFVAEKTAALDVVYRRLCQHGLGDICLELHSRTAERRKFLDQLERSWNANRKAAKTDWIKVNEKLLIKRNALNQYVSALHQIDESGWSVYQAMGIAVKFKQHTAPRLEWEGSLQITKARYEKLIEMIDELALTYGAISPAPALQSIKTTEWSTAWEERLLSSIAQIRSAVTSLQGPLQEFVAAIGLKETEGFSLDFFKELRILAGTLTDASQENYRIIFDKDFARASLQIKQLSKDLKAFEKAQKSTEAFYKQDEIEQIPVKDLDYQWRQVKSKLWPLSYFAKKQVRKLLQTYATSGTVDPEKDLPQIELMQKYLEKINGNSLADRTHHWKGPETNTEDFQRFLEDAERIRQTIISFGKTTNSLKLVSSRLAPVLIDDSEDHPILVNAQNYITAIQTFIESCNEFKHIAGAPPFTKVDSDILQSTLSTLGRIEAHRVELRKWISWMKVREKTDNAGLGVFIDSLEQEQIQPENLRQTFEIAFVRWWLPKAIDRSDILRQFQSFQHEEIIRDFCDLDQTARIEAANQVQKIRVHHLPDPDSVARKSELGLLRHQMRLKRPSKAIREVISGMPETFSKLVPCLLMSPLSIAQYLPPEQAMFDVVIFDEASQITTWDAIGAIARGRQTIIVGDPKQLPPTNFFGRVENDEEDDDLEDHERDLESILDEATASGLPLNHLTWHYRSRHESLISFSNWNYYDNKLFTYPSAVTADQAVSMKHLPNAIYDRGKSRTNRIEAETLVADAVIRMKSWLNLPEDNRPTLGVITFNSQQQSLIQDLFDQSLRDSPELEWFFEDARIEPTVVKNLENVQGDERDVMLFSITNGPDEARRKINQVLLTFGALNREGGERRLNVAVTRARQELMVYVSFLPEQLKAESSRSKGLRDLKSFLEYAQKGRSALLSGPAESKGEFESPFEEAVASKLSEKGWEVLPQIGVSKFRVDLGVIHPDRPGTFLAGIECDGATYHRSATARDRDKIREQVLRNLGWEILRIWSPDWWYDPDGALAKIENQLQDLLQQSRNKQTEEKLELGSTGIENEEAQVEDASSNLDNQQNIYCETDLTSFIPEPDLFYETSYQETLRSMIDAILETEAPIRDDVLAQKIARAHGWARTGRKIREHVFSFLETATNTNESTGRFIWNQEAPATMLEYRFPDEQENLRPVDEITIAELCGFIDRNKKLLLESDPALSIAREMGISRLNGSSRERFEEAIQEYQSKSV, encoded by the coding sequence ATGCAGACAGAACCGGGCTTTGGACGCACCAAGAAATGGACTTTTGAACGTATCACGCCCGGAAACAGTATTTCCGCCAGTGATCTCAAAATCGACCTGGATCCCGGATACCTCAATGGACTCAATGAAGCGGAGCGAGGTGAAGTTCGCTTCACTCTTAGGAACGGCGATTCAGTCATTGTGGAGCGTGTGGAAGAGATTCGCGTATTGGCGCGTGAAGAATGGGGTGGCTTTCATTCGATGGCAGAACTACTGGCAGCCTTTGTGATGCCCAATGATCCAGCTGTTGCGAAAATCCTCAAAAAAGCCGGTGATATCTTGGCGCAACACGGGCATTCATCAGCGTTAGACGGATATCAACAACGTGATCCTGGGCGTGCTTTCATGTTGGGGGCAGCAATCTGGTCTGCTATCGCGGCAGAGGGACTGACTTATACCAATCCTCCGAGCAGCTTTGAACTCGTGGGACAAAAGACACGCCGGCCAGGCAGTATTCTATCCGATGGTCTGGCAACCTGCCTGGATTCCAGTCTCCTGTTTGCAGCGGTCCTGGAAGCAGTAGGTCTGAACCCCGTACTGATTCTCATAGACGGGCACTGCTTCACTGGGTTCTGGTTAGTCGAACAGACTTTCAACAATCTTATTGAAACAGATTCATCCGAGGTTCGAAAAGGCCTATCTGCAAAAGAGCTGATCACATTTGAAACCACACTGATTACAAGCCGCCCCCCTGTCCAGTTTCAGGCAGCCATTGATGCTGCCAAAGTAAAGACACACGCATCACAGGAAGAGGTCTTTCTAGCAGCGATTGATATTACACGGGCACGCATGGCTCAGATCAGGCCACTGGCATCCCATGATCATACACAATTAAAAGAAACGCCAGAAACACAGGAGAATTTCGCATTACCGCTACCCAAGGCGCCTGTCTTCACAGATCTACCGCCGGAACAAACCGATGAGAAACCGAAAACTCCTGAGGGGAGGATAGACCGCTGGCAACGGAAATTACTGGATCTGTCGTTACGCAATCGACTGTTAAACTTCCGAGCCACCAAACAAAGCGTTCCATTCTATTCTCCTGATGTTTCTCTGTTGGAAGACCATCTGTCAGATCAAAAGTCGATGAAAATCATCTCTTTGCCCGAACACAACCCGATGGGCGACCGGGATGCGCGGCTGTTCTATCAGGAAACTGGTGAAGACATTGATGCTGAATTTGCAAAGGATGCCCTGGAACGACATGAAGTTCCATCTACGCTCAGCAAGACAGAACTCGATAATCGTCTAACCAATCTCTACCGTGCGGCACGCAATGATTTAGCAGAAGGCGGAACAAACACGCTTTTTCTCGCAGTCGGTTTTCTCAAATGGAAACGGGCCCCCGAAGATGAAAAGTCGTACCGTGCTCCCTTATTGCTCATCCCTGTTAAACTGGTTCGAAAAAGTGCCTTATCTGCTTTCCACCTGAGACACCATGAAGATGAAATTCGTTTCAATTCAACGTTGATCCAACTGTTGAAAAAAGATTTCGACCGAGATCTCTCTCAATTCGAAGCGGATCTCCCCACAGATGAGCGGGGGATTGATGTCCCCCAGGTACTGGAGCTGATGCGCAGAGCAGTTCGCGAAATCCCCGGATTTGAAGTGATTGATGAAATTTCGTTATCAACTTTTTCATTCGCTAAATATCTGATGTGGAAAGATCTCGTTGATCGGACAACTCATCTGAAAGAAAACAGAGTGGTTTGCCACTTGATAGACAATCCAGACAAGCCGTTTGAACCTGGAGTATATACGTCGATCCCCAAATCGACTGAAATTGATCAACGCTACCAGCCTGCTGAACTGGTTCATCCTTTACCTGCTGATTCATCCCAATTGGCAGCAATTATGGCGGCCGCTGAAGGACATGACTTTGTCTTGATCGGGCCTCCGGGTACCGGTAAAAGCCAGACCATTGCCAACATGATTGCACAATGTCTGGCAGAAAACAAAACAGTCCTGTTTGTCGCAGAAAAGACCGCTGCCCTCGATGTCGTTTATCGCAGGCTGTGCCAGCATGGATTAGGCGATATCTGCCTGGAACTTCACTCTCGAACTGCAGAACGTCGCAAATTTCTGGATCAACTGGAGAGATCCTGGAATGCCAACAGAAAGGCTGCGAAAACGGATTGGATCAAGGTCAATGAGAAGCTATTAATCAAACGCAATGCCTTGAATCAATATGTGAGTGCCCTGCATCAAATTGATGAGAGTGGCTGGAGTGTCTATCAGGCAATGGGGATTGCAGTCAAATTCAAACAGCATACAGCTCCCAGACTTGAGTGGGAAGGCTCCCTTCAGATCACTAAAGCAAGGTATGAAAAACTGATCGAAATGATTGATGAGCTGGCGCTAACATATGGGGCAATCAGCCCTGCCCCTGCACTGCAATCGATCAAAACGACCGAATGGTCCACAGCTTGGGAAGAAAGATTACTCAGCAGTATCGCGCAGATTCGGTCTGCTGTGACATCTCTGCAGGGGCCTTTGCAGGAATTTGTGGCAGCGATTGGCTTGAAAGAGACAGAAGGCTTTTCCCTGGATTTTTTTAAGGAGTTAAGAATTCTCGCCGGAACTCTCACTGACGCATCACAGGAAAACTATCGTATTATTTTCGATAAGGATTTCGCCAGAGCCTCTCTTCAGATCAAACAGCTCTCGAAAGACCTGAAAGCGTTCGAAAAGGCACAGAAATCGACAGAGGCATTTTACAAACAGGATGAGATCGAACAAATCCCTGTTAAAGACCTGGATTACCAGTGGCGGCAGGTAAAATCTAAGCTATGGCCCTTATCCTATTTTGCTAAAAAACAGGTCCGTAAATTATTACAGACCTATGCAACCTCGGGGACCGTTGATCCAGAAAAAGATCTCCCTCAGATTGAACTCATGCAGAAATACCTGGAAAAAATCAACGGTAATTCTCTTGCTGATCGCACACATCATTGGAAAGGTCCTGAAACCAATACGGAAGACTTTCAGCGTTTTTTGGAAGATGCGGAACGTATCCGTCAAACAATCATCTCGTTTGGAAAAACGACCAACTCCCTGAAATTAGTTTCATCCAGGCTGGCCCCAGTTCTCATTGATGATTCCGAAGATCATCCGATTCTTGTAAACGCACAGAACTATATAACAGCCATTCAGACTTTCATTGAGTCGTGTAACGAGTTCAAGCATATTGCCGGAGCGCCTCCATTTACAAAAGTGGACTCCGATATTCTTCAGTCCACGCTTTCGACTCTGGGGAGGATCGAGGCTCATCGTGTTGAGTTGAGAAAGTGGATTTCCTGGATGAAAGTCAGAGAAAAAACAGATAACGCAGGACTGGGTGTATTCATTGATTCACTTGAGCAGGAACAAATTCAACCAGAAAACTTAAGACAGACATTTGAAATCGCCTTTGTTCGCTGGTGGTTACCCAAAGCCATCGACCGCAGTGATATTCTGCGTCAGTTTCAAAGTTTTCAGCATGAGGAGATCATCAGGGATTTTTGCGATTTAGATCAGACTGCAAGAATCGAAGCTGCAAATCAGGTGCAAAAAATACGTGTCCATCATCTCCCTGACCCAGACTCCGTTGCCAGGAAATCAGAACTGGGATTGCTAAGGCATCAGATGCGATTAAAAAGACCCAGTAAGGCGATTCGGGAAGTGATCTCTGGAATGCCGGAAACCTTCTCAAAACTGGTACCCTGCTTATTGATGTCCCCACTATCGATCGCACAATATCTCCCGCCCGAACAGGCAATGTTTGATGTGGTGATTTTTGACGAAGCTTCACAGATTACGACCTGGGATGCCATCGGTGCCATTGCTCGGGGAAGACAGACAATCATTGTCGGAGACCCTAAGCAATTACCGCCTACTAACTTTTTTGGTAGAGTTGAGAACGATGAAGAAGATGACGACCTGGAAGATCACGAACGTGACCTGGAAAGTATTCTCGATGAGGCAACTGCATCTGGATTGCCTCTGAATCATTTAACCTGGCACTATCGGAGTCGACATGAATCTCTCATTTCCTTTTCTAACTGGAACTATTATGACAATAAACTGTTTACATACCCCTCTGCTGTGACTGCTGATCAAGCGGTATCGATGAAACATCTGCCGAATGCGATTTATGATCGTGGCAAAAGTCGAACGAACCGGATCGAGGCTGAAACACTTGTTGCTGATGCCGTCATCCGAATGAAGTCCTGGCTTAATTTACCTGAAGATAATCGACCGACGCTGGGAGTGATTACCTTTAATAGTCAGCAACAATCGTTAATTCAAGATTTATTTGATCAGTCACTGCGTGATTCCCCCGAACTGGAATGGTTTTTTGAAGATGCGCGTATTGAACCAACGGTGGTAAAAAACCTAGAAAATGTTCAAGGGGACGAGCGGGATGTGATGCTGTTTTCGATCACCAATGGTCCTGACGAAGCACGTCGAAAGATAAATCAGGTCCTATTAACTTTCGGAGCCTTGAATCGTGAAGGGGGGGAACGTCGATTGAATGTGGCCGTGACCAGGGCAAGACAGGAACTAATGGTCTATGTTTCATTTCTACCCGAACAACTGAAAGCAGAGTCATCCAGATCCAAAGGGTTACGTGACTTAAAATCATTCCTGGAATATGCACAGAAAGGACGTTCTGCTCTTTTGTCGGGTCCGGCTGAGTCTAAGGGGGAGTTTGAATCTCCATTTGAAGAAGCGGTTGCTTCGAAATTATCAGAGAAAGGCTGGGAAGTCTTACCACAAATTGGAGTTTCAAAGTTTCGGGTAGATCTGGGAGTAATCCATCCTGATCGACCTGGAACATTTCTGGCAGGAATTGAATGTGATGGAGCAACCTATCATCGATCTGCAACAGCACGTGACCGTGACAAAATTCGCGAGCAGGTATTACGAAACCTGGGATGGGAAATACTTCGAATCTGGTCGCCTGACTGGTGGTATGATCCGGACGGGGCTCTTGCAAAAATTGAAAATCAACTTCAGGATTTACTGCAACAGAGCCGGAATAAGCAAACAGAAGAAAAACTGGAACTCGGTTCGACAGGAATAGAAAACGAAGAAGCTCAGGTAGAGGACGCAAGCTCAAATCTGGATAATCAGCAGAATATTTATTGTGAGACGGACCTGACATCTTTTATCCCAGAACCGGATTTATTTTACGAAACGTCCTATCAGGAAACACTACGATCTATGATCGATGCCATCCTGGAAACGGAAGCGCCAATTCGTGATGATGTTTTAGCTCAAAAAATTGCCCGGGCGCATGGGTGGGCACGCACTGGCAGGAAAATTCGGGAGCATGTATTTTCTTTTCTGGAAACTGCTACCAACACGAATGAATCGACAGGACGTTTTATCTGGAATCAGGAAGCACCAGCTACCATGCTCGAGTACCGCTTCCCGGATGAGCAAGAAAATCTACGACCAGTAGATGAAATCACTATCGCAGAATTGTGTGGCTTTATTGATCGCAACAAAAAACTGTTACTGGAATCTGACCCGGCTTTGTCAATCGCCCGCGAAATGGGAATCAGCCGCCTGAATGGATCTTCTCGAGAAAGGTTTGAAGAGGCGATTCAGGAATATCAATCTAAATCAGTTTGA
- a CDS encoding DDE-type integrase/transposase/recombinase: MSRIFHPLLALIASATDNELAKYVEYLKHENTILRSRLPKQIHTTYNERQILLKYGKVLGRGIEELISIVSPATFARWVRDGKNGSLKPKNPKGGKRKPQEIRELVIKIALETCFGYTRIIGELRKLGIKKISRQTVRNILKEEGIEPGPDRTSDSWNEFLKRHGETLWGCDFFSVKSVTTKGIRDLYVMVFLCLQTREAIVTESTEHPNSAWVCEQALKFIEQSRGREVKPAMIIHDRDGKYTKEFTETLQQSGIKTSPLLIASPNLNGRCERFTETIKLECLAKFIIFGKQHLNYLSSEFTTYYNSCRSHTARDHLPPIQKIPDEIEKLSPDEVQIISHIGGLVKSFERKAA, from the coding sequence ATGAGCAGAATTTTCCACCCACTACTCGCTTTAATCGCCTCAGCCACCGATAACGAATTGGCCAAGTATGTCGAATATCTCAAACATGAGAATACGATTCTGCGTTCCAGACTACCCAAGCAAATTCATACGACTTACAACGAACGACAGATTTTATTGAAATACGGCAAGGTATTGGGACGAGGGATCGAGGAATTAATTTCAATTGTCAGCCCAGCGACATTTGCCCGGTGGGTTCGGGATGGGAAGAATGGCAGCCTCAAGCCCAAAAATCCTAAAGGTGGTAAACGGAAGCCTCAGGAGATTCGTGAGTTAGTCATCAAAATCGCCTTGGAAACTTGTTTCGGTTACACGCGTATTATTGGAGAGCTTCGGAAACTTGGTATCAAAAAGATTAGCCGACAGACCGTACGAAATATATTGAAGGAAGAAGGTATTGAACCTGGTCCAGATCGCACTTCCGACTCGTGGAATGAATTTCTCAAACGGCACGGTGAAACGCTTTGGGGTTGCGATTTCTTCTCAGTAAAATCAGTAACGACCAAAGGAATCCGTGATCTCTACGTGATGGTATTTCTCTGTTTGCAAACACGAGAAGCGATCGTTACCGAATCCACAGAACATCCCAATTCAGCCTGGGTATGTGAACAAGCTCTGAAATTCATTGAGCAGAGCAGGGGACGAGAAGTCAAACCAGCAATGATCATTCATGATCGGGATGGGAAATATACAAAGGAATTCACTGAGACTTTGCAGCAATCCGGCATTAAGACAAGTCCGCTTCTCATAGCATCTCCGAATCTGAATGGAAGATGTGAGCGATTCACTGAAACGATCAAGTTGGAATGTTTGGCGAAGTTTATTATTTTTGGTAAGCAACATTTAAATTATCTAAGTTCCGAATTCACCACTTACTACAACAGTTGTCGCTCGCACACAGCGAGGGACCATCTTCCACCGATTCAAAAGATACCGGACGAGATTGAGAAATTGTCACCTGATGAAGTGCAAATAATTTCACACATCGGTGGTTTGGTAAAATCGTTTGAACGAAAAGCAGCTTAA
- a CDS encoding sulfatase — MKIVSIFRMLSKPLSWMYPDRRLAFLFFSIAICELLVLSSHNSSFWHNSHLLWFESFALVSISILTWASVSWFLWWSVRIVQYQNVKSLGRLASISILAIFLVVLLFFYISSWIFFWRTSSFLDADALVFGASNLLMIGHYIWQAEKISLLITSVFCLVGLLLGIYLFRKQNRSSDISGKKSPSSWVGLLTVFLTFDLVCTLIFVSESDNAHFLPSQEWWKNEEPGSSFELQTRLSPILTFAIKPFYKEKEKDLFEGELSELELGPKRAIPYEINQSLRDSKDRYSVIFIAIEALRNDVVLLEEQEMEVMPHLNQLARSGQHFTRCYAQSTHSNYADPCLYSSLYPLRSQSHHYYSRSDPWPKVMLYDLLKHYGYATAIYSSQNETWGRMANFLETPNLDVFFDSRSYDGPTYISEKDRGFSRYAKGAHVAGKLDDAITTQHALDWIDKQQKKNEPFVLCMNLQSSHFPYEIPGNQQGPFQPATLDFNASFVSYPQEKIPIVRNAYYNSLHYIDKQIGKLVSFLEEKRLREKTIIVVIGDQGEAFYENGYPAHAGQPHEPVIRVALVMDCPGLLPPQKVDYLTQAIDVVPTVCGLLDIPPHPCFQGIDILSNERPSVNHRLAFVHTQSTLSESDAIISGDGWKFVYDRRTEQARLHNLISDPGEETNLVQSKPKISKTMSSLLFQWRKQQLLYYQTPSYYGWFYPPRTPKDFKGLE; from the coding sequence ATGAAGATAGTATCTATTTTTCGAATGCTCTCAAAGCCTTTGAGCTGGATGTATCCTGATAGAAGATTGGCTTTTCTTTTTTTTTCTATTGCAATTTGTGAACTCTTAGTTTTGTCCAGTCACAATAGTAGTTTTTGGCATAACTCTCATTTGTTATGGTTCGAGTCTTTTGCCCTCGTGAGCATATCAATACTGACATGGGCATCTGTAAGTTGGTTTTTATGGTGGTCTGTAAGAATAGTACAATACCAAAATGTGAAGAGCTTAGGTCGATTGGCCAGCATTTCTATCCTAGCTATTTTTCTAGTTGTATTACTTTTCTTCTACATCAGCAGTTGGATTTTCTTTTGGCGAACGAGTTCGTTTCTTGACGCTGATGCATTAGTATTCGGAGCGAGCAACCTGCTAATGATTGGTCATTACATTTGGCAGGCAGAAAAAATCTCGCTGCTTATAACATCCGTATTCTGCCTTGTTGGGTTGCTACTCGGAATTTATTTATTCCGTAAGCAGAATCGATCATCAGACATATCAGGAAAAAAAAGTCCCTCATCGTGGGTTGGGCTACTAACGGTGTTTTTAACATTTGACTTAGTATGTACTCTTATTTTCGTCAGTGAGAGTGACAATGCTCATTTTCTACCCTCACAAGAATGGTGGAAGAATGAAGAACCAGGTTCTAGTTTTGAACTGCAAACCAGGCTGAGTCCTATATTAACATTTGCGATCAAACCTTTTTATAAGGAGAAAGAAAAGGATCTCTTTGAAGGTGAATTGTCAGAACTAGAATTGGGGCCTAAGCGAGCCATTCCATATGAGATAAATCAATCACTAAGGGATTCGAAAGACCGTTATTCAGTGATTTTTATAGCGATTGAAGCATTGCGGAATGATGTTGTTTTGCTGGAAGAGCAGGAAATGGAAGTTATGCCTCACCTGAATCAGTTGGCAAGAAGTGGGCAACATTTTACTCGTTGTTATGCACAAAGTACTCATTCTAATTACGCAGACCCTTGCCTTTATAGTTCACTTTATCCGCTTCGTTCACAATCTCACCATTATTATTCACGCTCCGATCCTTGGCCGAAAGTCATGCTTTATGACTTGCTTAAACATTATGGATATGCGACAGCGATTTATTCGTCACAAAATGAAACTTGGGGACGTATGGCTAATTTTTTGGAGACCCCAAACCTTGATGTCTTTTTCGACTCTCGTAGCTATGATGGCCCAACATATATTTCTGAAAAAGATCGCGGTTTTTCTCGATATGCCAAGGGAGCACATGTTGCAGGAAAACTCGATGATGCAATTACAACACAACATGCTCTCGATTGGATTGACAAGCAACAGAAAAAAAATGAGCCGTTTGTTCTCTGCATGAATCTGCAATCCTCGCATTTCCCTTATGAGATTCCGGGGAATCAACAAGGTCCGTTTCAGCCGGCTACACTTGATTTCAATGCTTCATTTGTATCTTATCCTCAGGAAAAAATTCCTATTGTTCGGAATGCCTACTACAATTCCTTACACTACATAGACAAGCAAATTGGGAAACTAGTTTCGTTTCTCGAAGAAAAAAGACTTCGTGAAAAGACTATCATCGTTGTAATAGGCGACCAAGGTGAAGCATTTTATGAAAATGGGTACCCCGCACATGCTGGACAGCCCCATGAACCAGTGATTCGAGTTGCTCTGGTCATGGATTGTCCAGGTCTGTTGCCTCCCCAAAAAGTAGATTATCTCACTCAGGCAATTGATGTAGTCCCTACTGTTTGTGGATTACTAGATATACCACCACATCCCTGCTTTCAAGGTATTGATATCCTTTCAAACGAAAGACCATCAGTCAATCACCGTCTTGCATTCGTTCATACCCAGTCAACATTAAGTGAGTCTGATGCCATTATTAGTGGAGATGGTTGGAAGTTTGTCTATGACAGACGAACGGAACAAGCACGACTACACAATCTGATCTCAGATCCGGGTGAAGAAACAAATCTAGTTCAAAGCAAACCGAAAATCTCTAAGACTATGTCTAGTCTACTGTTCCAATGGCGGAAGCAACAACTTCTGTATTACCAAACTCCAAGCTATTATGGCTGGTTTTACCCACCACGCACCCCCAAAGATTTCAAAGGACTGGAGTAA